In Gammaproteobacteria bacterium, a genomic segment contains:
- the glmM gene encoding phosphoglucosamine mutase, giving the protein MSEKKYFGTDGIRGKVGGSLMTAEFALKLGRAAGVVLGKLSPSNTILIGKDTRISGYMLESALEAGLSSAGTNSLLLGPMPTPGIAWMTSSMHASAGIVISASHNPYYDNGIKFFNADGEKLSDELELAIEQELDKEFATVSSEKLGKAKRVDDAAGRYIEFCKSSFPRQKSLAGLKIVLDCANGATYHIAPQVFSELGADVTVIANKPDGLNINADCGSTHPQILQEQVLETGADLGIALDGDGDRVLMINHYGEVIDGDQLIFIVAKHLHKNGKLNGGVVGTLMSNQAMQSGLSDLGIDFLRADVGDRYVHQLLRKNNWHLGGESSGHILNLDLATTGDGIVSALMVLSVMIKEGKNLKELADEIPLYPQVLINITVENAKSLAQHQDVISLSTEIDKELGNNGRTLIRASGTQPMLRVMVEAKDEKLAEKYAGELVSLVNNL; this is encoded by the coding sequence ATGTCAGAAAAAAAATATTTTGGAACGGACGGGATTCGCGGAAAAGTCGGTGGTTCGTTAATGACAGCTGAGTTCGCCTTGAAATTAGGTCGGGCAGCTGGTGTGGTTTTGGGTAAGCTATCACCGTCAAATACAATTCTCATCGGAAAAGACACTCGAATTTCGGGTTATATGCTGGAGTCTGCTTTGGAAGCCGGCTTATCTTCGGCAGGAACAAATTCATTATTGTTAGGTCCGATGCCAACTCCAGGAATTGCCTGGATGACCAGTTCCATGCATGCCAGTGCCGGGATCGTGATTAGCGCTTCGCACAATCCTTATTACGACAATGGGATTAAATTCTTCAACGCCGATGGTGAAAAGTTATCCGATGAATTGGAATTAGCCATTGAACAAGAACTTGATAAAGAATTTGCAACTGTTTCTAGTGAGAAGCTCGGAAAAGCCAAGCGTGTGGATGATGCGGCCGGTCGTTATATTGAGTTTTGTAAAAGCAGTTTCCCTCGTCAAAAAAGCCTGGCCGGTTTAAAAATTGTACTCGACTGTGCCAATGGTGCAACATACCATATTGCTCCGCAAGTTTTCTCCGAATTAGGTGCTGATGTCACGGTTATTGCCAATAAACCCGATGGTTTAAATATCAATGCTGATTGCGGTTCAACACATCCGCAAATTTTACAGGAACAAGTTTTAGAAACCGGAGCAGATTTAGGAATTGCTCTGGATGGTGATGGTGACAGAGTCTTAATGATTAATCATTACGGCGAGGTGATTGATGGCGATCAACTGATTTTTATTGTTGCCAAACATCTTCATAAAAATGGTAAACTCAACGGTGGAGTTGTTGGAACACTCATGTCCAATCAAGCCATGCAAAGCGGTCTGAGTGATTTAGGAATTGATTTTCTCAGAGCGGATGTCGGTGATCGTTATGTCCATCAGCTATTACGAAAAAACAATTGGCATCTGGGTGGAGAGTCTTCAGGACATATTCTTAATCTGGACTTGGCAACCACAGGAGACGGAATTGTTAGTGCTTTGATGGTGTTATCGGTGATGATTAAGGAAGGAAAAAATCTCAAAGAACTCGCCGATGAAATTCCTTTATACCCTCAGGTTCTGATTAATATTACCGTTGAAAATGCAAAATCATTAGCTCAACATCAAGATGTAATTTCACTCTCAACTGAAATAGACAAAGAATTAGGAAATAATGGTCGAACCTTGATTCGTGCATCCGGAACTCAACCAATGCTCAGAGTGATGGTTGAAGCAAAAGATGAAAAACTTGCAGAAAAATACGCCGGTGAACTGGTCAGTTTAGTGAATAACTTATAA
- a CDS encoding DUF6122 family protein, with translation MLHISLHFIVPLAISIIFFPKRWKFAFLIMAATMIVDLDHLLATPIYDPLRCSIGFHPLHRFIPIAIYAIACLIPKTRLLGIGLIIHMILDSIDCQMTNQVWYV, from the coding sequence TTGCTGCATATTTCCCTGCATTTTATTGTTCCCTTAGCGATTAGTATTATCTTTTTTCCAAAAAGATGGAAGTTTGCTTTTTTGATTATGGCAGCAACAATGATAGTCGATTTGGATCATTTGCTGGCGACGCCAATCTATGATCCTTTGAGATGCAGTATCGGATTTCATCCTTTGCATCGTTTCATTCCAATTGCAATCTACGCAATTGCCTGCCTGATTCCAAAAACACGACTGTTAGGAATCGGTTTGATTATCCACATGATTTTGGACTCGATTGATTGTCAAATGACCAATCAAGTATGGTATGTTTAA
- the rlmE gene encoding 23S rRNA (uridine(2552)-2'-O)-methyltransferase RlmE gives MARSKSSNNWLREHFDDYWVKMSQEHGYRARSAFKLEELHEKDQLLSGINSVVDLGCAPGGWCQVARKLAPAGTRVIGLDILPVEPIEGVEIIQGDFRDDEVLQQLLNVIDSEKIDLVLSDIAPNLSGVFAIDQPKIMYLAELALDFCHQCLRQGGNYAVKLFQGEGFDEYLKQLKQDFKIVVMRKPKASRARSREVYAVAKGFRG, from the coding sequence ATGGCAAGAAGTAAGAGTTCAAATAACTGGTTGCGTGAACATTTTGATGATTATTGGGTCAAAATGTCGCAAGAACACGGATACCGAGCACGATCGGCATTCAAACTGGAAGAATTGCACGAGAAAGATCAATTATTGAGTGGAATCAATAGTGTTGTTGATTTGGGTTGTGCTCCCGGTGGTTGGTGTCAGGTTGCTCGTAAACTGGCTCCGGCAGGAACACGCGTCATTGGTCTGGATATTCTTCCGGTTGAACCTATTGAAGGAGTGGAAATTATACAAGGAGACTTTCGTGATGATGAGGTTTTACAACAACTTTTAAATGTCATTGATTCTGAAAAAATAGATCTTGTGTTATCCGATATAGCCCCAAACTTAAGTGGAGTGTTCGCCATAGATCAACCTAAAATAATGTATCTGGCAGAACTGGCACTGGACTTTTGTCATCAATGTCTCAGACAAGGTGGTAATTACGCAGTGAAGTTGTTTCAGGGAGAAGGTTTTGACGAATATCTGAAACAACTCAAACAGGATTTTAAAATAGTCGTCATGAGAAAACCAAAGGCATCCAGAGCGAGAAGTCGCGAAGTTTATGCGGTTGCCAAAGGTTTTAGAGGTTAA
- a CDS encoding regulatory protein RecX, which translates to MSKNNFTVRTDLEKARASALASLSMREHSVKELTDKLSNKGYEPESIQIVIKECLENNYLNDDRFAEIYCRSRAQKGYGPLKISMELKLKGITENQAKNALQQDGLDFYQIVEYVYMKKYRETPIADFKEKMKRQNYLYRRGFDFDLISHVIN; encoded by the coding sequence TTGAGCAAGAATAATTTCACAGTCAGAACTGACTTAGAGAAAGCCAGAGCCTCTGCTTTGGCTTCTCTATCTATGCGGGAACATTCTGTCAAAGAACTAACCGACAAACTCAGTAACAAAGGATATGAACCTGAAAGCATTCAAATAGTCATTAAAGAATGTCTGGAAAACAACTACCTCAACGATGACAGATTTGCTGAAATCTATTGTCGAAGCCGGGCTCAAAAAGGTTACGGACCTTTGAAAATTTCTATGGAGTTGAAACTCAAAGGCATCACCGAAAACCAAGCCAAAAACGCACTCCAACAAGACGGGTTAGACTTTTACCAAATCGTAGAGTATGTCTATATGAAAAAATATCGCGAAACCCCAATTGCAGACTTTAAAGAGAAAATGAAACGCCAAAACTATCTCTATCGCCGTGGTTTCGATTTTGATTTAATATCTCATGTAATAAATTAA
- a CDS encoding MTH938/NDUFAF3 family protein — protein MKLVENTENSLNIISSATSDEIVVNGNTIQESCIINSNTVMTDLQLKSIEQLSSTHIEYLLSNRPEIIILGSGLVHQFPQVDLLQPLAQNNVGLEVMTNKSAVRTFNVLMAEDRNVACLLIIG, from the coding sequence ATGAAACTGGTTGAGAACACCGAAAATAGTTTAAACATTATTTCATCGGCAACTAGTGATGAAATTGTTGTCAATGGAAACACGATTCAGGAAAGCTGTATCATTAACAGTAATACCGTGATGACAGACTTACAACTGAAATCAATTGAGCAACTGTCATCAACTCATATTGAATATTTACTCTCAAACCGGCCCGAAATTATTATTTTGGGTTCGGGTTTAGTCCATCAATTTCCTCAAGTCGATTTGTTACAACCACTTGCTCAAAACAATGTCGGATTAGAGGTAATGACCAACAAATCTGCTGTCAGAACTTTCAATGTACTGATGGCTGAGGACAGAAATGTCGCTTGTTTGCTGATTATCGGATAA
- the ftsH gene encoding ATP-dependent zinc metalloprotease FtsH, translating into MNNVTKNIVLWIVVLMVLLSVFNTVVHNSERSSEVSYTDFYDKLNDGQIQSVVVDDKTGVHKVITAQLMNGEKITVNAPKDDKLIDDLIKKNVDATYLPFQEESVFFRLLETILPILLLVGLWFFIMRQMQGGGGKGGAMSFGKSKAKLLSEDQIKVTFADVAGVEEAKEEVGEIVDFLRDPGKFQKLGGHIPRGVLMVGSPGTGKTLLAKAIAGEAKVPFFTISGSDFVEMFVGVGASRVRDMFDQAKKNAPCIIFIDEIDAVGRQRGAGMGGGHDEREQTLNQLLVEMDGFEGNEGVIVIAATNRPDVLDKALLRPGRFDRQVVVPLPDILGREAILKVHMKKVPLADDVKPKMLARGTPGFSGADLANLVNEAALFAARENAKIVTMENFEKAKDKIMMGAERKSMVMDEHDRKVTAYHEAGHAIVGYLSPEHNPIYKVTIIPRGRALGVTMSMPVKDEVSITKTKLESQIAMAYGGRIAEELLGGPEAISTGASSDIQHATNIARNMVTKWGFGEGLGPLLYSEDEGEVFLGRQVTQHKNVSDATAKLIDDAIKKIIDDNYGKATKILQDNIDKLHTMSEALMKYETLNSEQVVEIMEGKEITPPDGWDDDDTSVNPKSKNKEEKKSGKDNIGGEATSS; encoded by the coding sequence TTGAATAACGTAACAAAAAACATAGTTCTCTGGATTGTTGTGCTGATGGTTCTGTTATCAGTCTTTAATACCGTTGTGCATAATTCGGAAAGATCGTCAGAGGTCTCTTATACTGATTTTTACGATAAGTTGAATGATGGTCAGATACAATCCGTTGTTGTGGATGATAAGACTGGTGTCCATAAGGTGATTACAGCTCAGTTGATGAATGGTGAAAAAATAACAGTTAATGCGCCTAAAGATGACAAACTGATTGATGACCTTATCAAGAAAAATGTAGATGCTACTTATCTGCCATTTCAGGAAGAAAGTGTTTTCTTCAGATTGCTGGAAACCATTCTGCCAATTTTGTTGTTAGTTGGTTTGTGGTTTTTCATTATGCGTCAAATGCAAGGCGGCGGTGGAAAAGGAGGAGCCATGAGCTTTGGTAAATCCAAGGCCAAACTTCTCAGCGAAGACCAAATAAAAGTAACCTTCGCTGATGTTGCCGGTGTGGAAGAAGCCAAGGAAGAAGTCGGAGAAATTGTTGATTTCCTTAGAGATCCGGGGAAATTTCAGAAACTCGGTGGTCATATCCCTCGCGGTGTATTAATGGTTGGCTCGCCCGGAACCGGTAAAACTTTACTAGCAAAAGCTATTGCCGGCGAGGCAAAAGTTCCTTTCTTTACAATTTCAGGTTCTGATTTCGTTGAAATGTTTGTTGGTGTCGGTGCATCGCGTGTGCGTGACATGTTTGATCAGGCGAAGAAAAATGCTCCGTGTATCATTTTTATTGACGAAATTGATGCGGTGGGTCGTCAGCGTGGAGCCGGAATGGGCGGCGGACATGACGAAAGAGAACAAACATTAAATCAGTTATTGGTTGAAATGGATGGTTTTGAAGGCAATGAAGGGGTTATTGTAATCGCTGCAACCAACAGACCGGATGTATTGGATAAAGCCTTATTGCGCCCGGGTCGTTTCGATCGTCAGGTGGTTGTACCATTACCGGATATTTTGGGACGTGAGGCGATTCTGAAAGTTCACATGAAAAAAGTTCCTTTGGCAGATGATGTCAAACCGAAAATGCTGGCGAGAGGAACTCCGGGATTTTCAGGTGCTGATTTGGCAAATTTGGTGAATGAAGCAGCATTATTTGCAGCCCGTGAAAATGCCAAAATTGTAACAATGGAAAACTTCGAAAAAGCCAAAGACAAAATCATGATGGGTGCGGAACGCAAGTCCATGGTGATGGATGAACATGATCGCAAAGTGACCGCGTATCATGAAGCCGGACACGCAATTGTTGGATATTTGTCACCAGAACATAATCCAATTTATAAAGTGACAATTATTCCTCGCGGAAGAGCTCTAGGTGTAACAATGTCGATGCCTGTGAAAGACGAAGTTTCAATCACAAAAACTAAACTGGAGTCACAAATTGCCATGGCTTATGGCGGACGAATTGCTGAGGAATTACTTGGAGGTCCTGAAGCTATTTCCACAGGAGCTTCGAGTGATATTCAACATGCGACCAATATTGCCAGAAACATGGTCACTAAATGGGGTTTTGGAGAAGGGCTCGGACCATTGCTTTATTCCGAAGATGAGGGTGAAGTTTTCCTCGGTCGTCAGGTTACTCAGCATAAAAATGTATCAGATGCGACTGCGAAATTGATTGATGATGCCATCAAGAAAATCATTGATGATAATTATGGTAAAGCAACTAAAATTTTGCAGGATAATATTGATAAACTTCACACCATGTCTGAGGCGTTGATGAAATATGAAACGCTGAACAGCGAACAAGTTGTTGAAATCATGGAAGGCAAAGAAATTACACCTCCGGACGGATGGGACGATGATGATACTTCAGTCAATCCAAAATCCAAAAACAAGGAAGAAAAGAAATCCGGCAAGGATAATATTGGTGGTGAAGCCACTTCAAGTTAA
- a CDS encoding YhbY family RNA-binding protein: MNKNAIKYLRGISHNIKPVVMVADKGLTENVMNEIDIALDKHELIKIKIRTDRETRNQFISEIVNQTNSEQIHTIGQTLTIFRRNPKNPQYEI; encoded by the coding sequence ATGAATAAAAATGCGATTAAATATTTACGCGGAATCAGCCACAATATCAAGCCTGTGGTGATGGTTGCAGATAAAGGACTTACCGAAAATGTCATGAATGAAATTGACATTGCTTTGGACAAGCACGAACTCATCAAAATCAAAATCCGAACCGACCGAGAAACCCGAAATCAATTCATCAGTGAAATTGTCAATCAAACCAATTCTGAACAAATTCACACCATCGGTCAGACATTAACCATCTTTCGCAGAAACCCGAAAAATCCTCAATACGAAATCTAA
- a CDS encoding M20/M25/M40 family metallo-hydrolase, with amino-acid sequence MKTLILILILGFNFVADAKSVSKADIETAKRHVAKLTEAGGRLTGTESEEKAAAYISTQLKEIGIRPWNSESYFHPFEFTAGTHLGKNNQFSVNSKDYQLDKDFRPLVFSALGDFEEAGVVFAGYGITEPEGDKPGDNYDSYTHLDVKGKWVLIQRFMPEDISSEQRVKINAFASERSKVLNARQHEAAGVIFVTAPDTIVKSQLIPLTYDSSTAHGSMPVISITNDIAQQWLNNMGKDWSAIQKKLDKGDFVMGFDIPDVKVSATIDLVQDKKTGKNIIAYIKGSSDLPAVILGAHYDHLGHGESSTSLAKGDEIGMVHPGADDNASGVSGLLLAAEYLVMLKNQNKFKPKRDVIFAFWSGEELGLLGSNHFVKTFDKKDLSEVFLANLNMDMIGRLRDSLVMQGIGSSKQWKSIIEQRNVPVGLNITMQDDAYLPTDAMSFYLFNVPILSAFTGSHTEYHTPRDTENLVNYEGLAKTSKLMSLISRGLSMQDDALDFQKQARKKEKGTRGGMRAYMGTIPDYASDAKGVLLSGSTKGSPAEKAGIQSGDLLIELAGTKIENIYDFTYVLQALKVGKTVKAKVMRDGKEVEMEITPTSRQ; translated from the coding sequence ATGAAAACTTTGATATTGATTTTAATTTTAGGATTCAATTTTGTAGCCGATGCTAAATCAGTTTCTAAAGCTGATATTGAAACCGCCAAAAGGCATGTTGCCAAATTGACTGAAGCCGGTGGCAGGTTGACAGGAACTGAAAGTGAGGAGAAAGCCGCTGCTTATATTAGCACTCAGTTGAAGGAAATTGGTATTCGACCTTGGAATTCCGAAAGTTATTTTCATCCTTTTGAATTTACAGCAGGGACTCATTTAGGAAAAAATAACCAATTTTCTGTAAACAGTAAAGACTATCAACTGGACAAAGATTTCAGACCACTTGTTTTTTCTGCATTGGGAGATTTTGAAGAAGCCGGAGTCGTTTTTGCCGGGTATGGAATTACTGAACCTGAAGGCGATAAACCGGGTGATAACTATGATTCATACACTCACTTAGACGTTAAAGGCAAATGGGTGTTGATTCAAAGATTTATGCCGGAAGATATTTCCAGTGAACAAAGAGTTAAAATCAATGCTTTTGCCAGTGAACGAAGCAAAGTTCTCAATGCCAGACAACATGAAGCCGCTGGAGTTATTTTTGTAACCGCACCGGACACCATTGTCAAAAGTCAATTGATTCCTTTAACTTATGATTCATCAACAGCTCACGGCAGTATGCCAGTTATTTCGATAACTAACGACATTGCTCAACAGTGGTTGAATAACATGGGTAAAGACTGGAGCGCTATTCAAAAGAAACTCGATAAAGGTGACTTCGTCATGGGATTTGATATTCCGGATGTCAAAGTTTCAGCAACCATTGACCTCGTGCAAGATAAGAAAACCGGTAAAAATATCATCGCCTACATCAAAGGTAGTAGCGATTTGCCGGCGGTGATACTTGGTGCACATTATGATCATTTAGGTCATGGGGAAAGCTCTACATCTTTGGCTAAAGGCGATGAAATCGGTATGGTTCATCCTGGAGCTGATGACAATGCTTCCGGTGTGAGTGGTTTGCTTTTAGCTGCCGAATATCTGGTGATGTTAAAAAATCAAAACAAATTCAAGCCGAAACGAGATGTAATTTTTGCATTCTGGTCCGGTGAAGAATTGGGTTTGCTAGGCTCGAATCATTTCGTCAAAACATTTGATAAAAAAGATTTGTCAGAAGTTTTTTTAGCAAACTTGAACATGGATATGATTGGCCGTCTGCGTGATTCTCTGGTAATGCAGGGAATCGGTTCTTCCAAACAATGGAAGTCAATTATCGAGCAAAGAAATGTTCCGGTTGGTTTGAATATAACCATGCAGGATGATGCTTATTTGCCAACCGATGCCATGAGTTTCTATTTATTCAATGTGCCAATATTATCCGCTTTCACAGGCTCACACACAGAATATCACACGCCCAGAGACACCGAAAATTTAGTCAATTATGAAGGATTGGCTAAAACATCCAAGCTGATGTCCCTCATATCTCGTGGATTATCAATGCAGGATGATGCGTTAGACTTTCAAAAACAAGCTCGGAAAAAAGAGAAGGGCACTCGTGGAGGGATGCGAGCCTACATGGGAACAATCCCTGATTATGCCAGTGATGCTAAAGGAGTATTGCTTAGCGGATCAACTAAAGGTTCACCGGCAGAAAAAGCCGGAATTCAAAGTGGTGATTTACTGATTGAACTAGCAGGAACAAAAATTGAAAATATCTATGATTTTACCTATGTTCTACAAGCCTTAAAAGTTGGTAAAACCGTAAAAGCTAAAGTGATGCGCGATGGCAAAGAAGTTGAAATGGAAATTACTCCAACTTCAAGACAATAG
- the recA gene encoding recombinase RecA has translation MDENKKKALSAALSQIEKQFGKGSVMRLGDQSAMKADVYSTGSIGLDAALGIGGLPRGRVIEIYGPESSGKTTLTLHAIAECQKAGGTAAFVDAEHALDPSYAEKLGVNINELLISQPDTGEQALEICDMLVRSGAVDLVVIDSVAALTPKAEIEGDMGDSHMGLQARLMSQALRKLTGNIKRTNCMVIFINQIRMKIGVMFGSPETTTGGNALKFYASVRLDIRRIGAIKKGDEILGNDTRVKVVKNKMAPPFKQVEFEIVYGEGISRLGEIIDLGVAHNLINKSGSWYSYGDNRIGQGKENAKMYLQDNPEIANEVEEKIREAMMPKRKQPPQEVEQE, from the coding sequence ATGGATGAAAACAAAAAGAAAGCGTTATCAGCTGCTTTAAGCCAGATTGAAAAACAATTCGGCAAAGGATCAGTGATGCGTTTAGGAGATCAATCTGCCATGAAAGCCGATGTTTATTCAACGGGTTCAATTGGTTTGGATGCCGCATTGGGGATTGGCGGATTACCCAGAGGAAGAGTGATAGAAATTTACGGACCGGAATCCAGTGGTAAGACCACATTAACATTGCATGCGATTGCTGAATGCCAAAAAGCCGGGGGAACGGCAGCATTCGTGGATGCAGAACATGCACTTGATCCATCCTATGCAGAAAAACTCGGTGTGAACATTAATGAATTACTGATTTCTCAACCGGATACCGGTGAACAAGCTCTGGAAATCTGCGATATGCTGGTTCGTTCCGGTGCGGTGGATTTGGTGGTTATTGACTCGGTTGCAGCATTAACGCCAAAAGCTGAAATTGAAGGTGATATGGGTGATTCACACATGGGCTTACAAGCTCGTCTTATGTCACAAGCACTGAGAAAACTGACAGGAAACATCAAACGCACCAACTGCATGGTGATATTCATTAACCAGATTCGTATGAAAATTGGTGTGATGTTCGGAAGCCCCGAAACAACAACCGGTGGTAATGCTTTGAAATTCTACGCTTCGGTTCGTTTGGATATCAGACGTATCGGTGCGATTAAAAAAGGAGATGAAATTCTTGGTAACGATACCAGAGTGAAAGTTGTTAAAAACAAAATGGCTCCTCCATTCAAACAAGTGGAATTTGAAATAGTTTATGGCGAAGGAATTTCCCGCCTTGGAGAAATTATTGATTTAGGTGTGGCACATAACCTGATTAACAAATCCGGTTCCTGGTATTCGTATGGTGACAACCGCATCGGACAGGGTAAGGAAAACGCCAAAATGTACTTACAAGATAACCCTGAAATTGCCAATGAAGTTGAAGAAAAAATTCGTGAAGCTATGATGCCAAAACGCAAACAACCCCCTCAGGAAGTTGAGCAAGAATAA
- a CDS encoding sulfotransferase, whose amino-acid sequence MLDKIASLINSKKFDQAKQKLLKLEKKYPQNSEIPRLLGVIYLKLKKYLVAEKQLLKSFNLNQDSMAVILNLASLYKYQKKYNKAHKLFETVILKHPDNEIVQYNLGNLYRDEERWDEAENCYLNAVNIAPTHVGSLTTLGFICKNKGDINKSIEYFHQALAIQPFQPEIYWALANLKTYKFSESEKDIITSMLKGNFRNNIELLFTKAHYLEQDEKYSEAYEFLKQANSQKYQLLNRIAFDWLGYGERIKNVFTSEFCKTNQSGLTTDITPVFIVGMPRSGSTLIEQILSSHSQIFGASELSFIPELVKYFGKQNYPEGFKDFSRSQFHQIGESYLENTKEYHAINRIFTDKQPLNFNFVGAILLSNPNAKIIHTVRNKYDVILSCYRQLFTQGHDYSYSLEELFQNYTYQENIMEYWKSLFPTRIITIEYERILTNLKGEIINILTQLSLEWEEPCQKFHDTHRSIKTASAGQVKEKIYTTSMKKYEKYKFFIKEINNLSKLI is encoded by the coding sequence ATGCTAGATAAAATCGCATCGTTGATTAATAGTAAAAAATTTGACCAAGCTAAACAAAAATTACTCAAACTCGAAAAAAAGTATCCGCAAAATTCAGAAATTCCAAGATTACTCGGTGTCATTTATCTTAAGTTAAAAAAATATTTAGTAGCAGAGAAGCAATTATTAAAATCATTTAATCTAAATCAAGATTCTATGGCTGTAATTTTAAATCTCGCTTCACTTTACAAATATCAAAAAAAATATAATAAAGCTCATAAACTATTTGAAACAGTTATTTTGAAGCACCCTGACAATGAAATTGTTCAATATAATCTTGGAAATTTATATCGTGATGAAGAAAGATGGGATGAAGCAGAAAATTGCTACCTTAATGCAGTCAATATTGCTCCCACACATGTTGGCTCATTAACAACTTTGGGATTTATCTGTAAAAACAAAGGTGATATTAATAAATCCATAGAGTATTTTCATCAAGCATTGGCAATTCAACCCTTTCAACCAGAAATATATTGGGCATTAGCTAATCTTAAAACCTATAAATTTTCAGAGAGTGAAAAAGATATTATCACATCTATGCTCAAAGGAAATTTTAGAAACAATATTGAATTGTTATTCACTAAAGCTCACTATTTGGAGCAAGATGAAAAATATAGCGAAGCCTATGAATTTTTAAAACAAGCAAACAGTCAAAAATATCAATTACTCAATCGCATAGCATTTGACTGGTTGGGTTATGGAGAAAGAATAAAGAATGTATTCACATCTGAATTTTGCAAAACAAATCAATCAGGATTGACTACAGATATAACTCCTGTTTTTATAGTGGGAATGCCTCGATCCGGATCAACCCTTATTGAACAAATTCTATCATCGCACTCACAAATATTCGGTGCATCGGAACTTAGCTTCATTCCAGAGTTAGTCAAATATTTTGGAAAACAGAATTACCCCGAGGGTTTTAAAGATTTCAGCAGGTCTCAATTCCATCAAATCGGTGAATCTTATCTGGAAAATACCAAAGAATACCACGCAATTAACCGTATTTTTACGGATAAGCAGCCCTTGAATTTTAATTTTGTTGGAGCAATACTTCTTTCGAATCCGAACGCAAAAATCATTCACACAGTCAGAAATAAGTACGACGTAATTTTAAGTTGTTACCGACAACTGTTTACTCAAGGACACGATTATAGTTACAGCCTTGAAGAGCTATTTCAAAATTATACCTATCAAGAGAATATTATGGAATATTGGAAATCATTATTTCCAACACGAATTATCACAATTGAATACGAACGGATATTAACAAATTTGAAAGGTGAAATTATTAATATTTTAACCCAATTATCACTTGAATGGGAGGAACCCTGTCAGAAATTTCACGATACCCATAGAAGTATAAAAACAGCGAGTGCAGGACAAGTCAAAGAAAAAATTTATACGACTTCAATGAAAAAGTATGAAAAATATAAGTTTTTCATTAAAGAAATTAATAATTTAAGCAAATTAATCTAA
- the folP gene encoding dihydropteroate synthase, producing MTGNFKVMGVINVTPDSFSDGGLFYQTDNAIKQAHILIKQGADIIDVGGESTRPGAKEISVDEEISRVIPVIEKLRQTNKSITISIDTSKANVMEEAIKAGADFINDVNALLSPGTLEVAAEYDVPVCLMHKQGMPQTMQHNPRYQDVVAEVMSFLEARIEACQKAGIRSKNIIIDPGIGFGKTLEHNLALLKNIKQLKSLGYPLLIGVSRKTMIGQILDVEVGERIYGSLAIAQFAYMQGADIFRVHDVKATVDVLKMAKALMD from the coding sequence ATGACTGGAAATTTTAAAGTTATGGGGGTCATTAATGTGACCCCCGATTCGTTTTCAGATGGTGGTTTATTTTATCAAACCGACAATGCCATCAAACAAGCACACATTCTTATCAAACAGGGAGCTGATATAATTGATGTCGGTGGTGAATCAACCAGACCCGGAGCTAAAGAAATTTCGGTAGATGAAGAAATATCCCGAGTCATTCCGGTTATCGAAAAACTCAGACAAACCAATAAATCCATTACAATTTCAATTGACACCAGCAAAGCAAATGTTATGGAAGAAGCGATAAAAGCCGGTGCTGACTTTATTAATGATGTCAACGCTTTGCTTTCTCCCGGAACATTAGAAGTTGCAGCTGAATATGATGTTCCTGTCTGTTTGATGCACAAACAAGGAATGCCGCAAACCATGCAACACAATCCTCGTTATCAGGATGTTGTGGCAGAAGTTATGAGTTTCTTAGAAGCGAGAATTGAGGCTTGCCAGAAAGCAGGAATCCGTTCAAAAAATATTATTATTGATCCGGGTATCGGCTTTGGAAAAACATTGGAGCATAATCTTGCTTTACTTAAAAACATCAAACAGCTAAAATCTTTGGGTTATCCATTATTGATTGGTGTTTCCAGAAAAACCATGATTGGTCAGATTCTTGATGTTGAAGTTGGTGAACGAATTTACGGAAGTTTAGCCATTGCTCAGTTCGCATACATGCAAGGAGCCGATATATTCAGAGTTCATGATGTTAAAGCAACGGTTGATGTGCTGAAAATGGCCAAAGCATTGATGGACTAA